A single genomic interval of Candidatus Omnitrophota bacterium harbors:
- a CDS encoding divergent PAP2 family protein, giving the protein MNPLLEFSRNYIFLTSFAAWAIAQTIKVILGVIREKRFNFRWFVGTGGMPSAHAASVSSLSTSVGVTYGFDSALFAIVLTFTLIIMFDAQTTRLSTGRQAGILNKMIDDIYWKHQFDDKKLKEFLGHTPIEVFVGAGLGIVVSLLLYK; this is encoded by the coding sequence ATGAACCCATTACTGGAATTCAGCAGAAATTATATATTCCTGACATCATTTGCGGCCTGGGCGATCGCCCAGACGATAAAGGTCATTCTGGGCGTAATAAGGGAGAAACGCTTTAACTTCAGATGGTTTGTCGGGACCGGCGGCATGCCCAGCGCGCATGCGGCGAGCGTATCGTCGCTATCCACATCGGTGGGCGTTACCTATGGCTTTGATTCCGCGTTATTTGCCATCGTGCTCACATTCACTCTCATAATCATGTTCGATGCCCAGACGACAAGGCTTTCTACTGGGAGGCAGGCCGGTATATTGAATAAGATGATAGACGATATATACTGGAAGCACCAGTTCGACGACAAGAAGCTTAAAGAATTTTTAGGGCATACGCCGATAGAAGTGTTCGTCGGAGCGGGCCTGGGCATAGTGGTTTCGTTACTCCTCTATAAATAG
- the folE gene encoding GTP cyclohydrolase I FolE, whose amino-acid sequence MDKARIEKAVREILLAIGEDVKRHDIKDTPSRVADMYEEILGGTKVNPEKELEVVFEKEHDEIVLLKGIPLYSICEHHLLPFIGRAHVAYIPSNNRVTGLSKIARVVDTFSRRLQVQERLTTDIADLIMRKLKPKGVLVVIEAEHLCMSMRGVKKPGVMTITSAVRGVFRKNEKTRSEALALIRG is encoded by the coding sequence ATGGATAAAGCACGTATAGAAAAAGCGGTCAGGGAGATACTGCTGGCCATAGGAGAAGATGTAAAACGACATGACATAAAGGATACGCCCAGCCGGGTTGCCGACATGTATGAGGAGATATTGGGTGGCACCAAGGTTAACCCGGAAAAGGAGCTTGAGGTCGTATTCGAGAAAGAGCATGATGAGATAGTGCTGCTTAAAGGAATTCCGCTATATTCAATCTGTGAACATCATCTTTTGCCGTTCATAGGACGGGCGCACGTTGCCTATATTCCGAGCAATAACCGCGTAACGGGCTTGAGCAAGATCGCAAGGGTAGTAGACACATTTTCCAGGCGGTTGCAGGTCCAGGAGCGCCTGACTACCGATATTGCGGACCTGATAATGAGAAAATTAAAGCCGAAAGGCGTTCTGGTGGTTATAGAGGCCGAACATCTCTGCATGAGCATGAGGGGCGTCAAGAAACCCGGTGTAATGACCATAACCAGCGCTGTCCGCGGTGTATTCAGAAAGAACGAAAAGACCCGGTCCGAGGCCCTCGCCCTTATCCGCGGTTGA
- a CDS encoding L,D-transpeptidase family protein, protein MNKKIAVFAISAALSIIFVVMLYRLIFDMASRARTPAPDISKTAATISKPAEREDAYWRLASICEKKQDLLKLKNIYQQILEEFPSSNNVLKAQEALENTNVRLLFSDIQDPDSFIYRVEKGDGLAKIAKKFNTTVELILRANGLKDGVLRYGRKLKITKLRFSIVVDKSQNILTLKADDKIFKTYRVSTGKDSSTPVGSFKIITKIINPPWYPAKGKAIPSGDPKNVLGSRWLGISKPSYGIHGTIDPASIGKSVTEGCVRMKNIEVEELYSIVPEGTEVVIVD, encoded by the coding sequence GTGAATAAAAAGATCGCGGTTTTTGCGATATCGGCTGCACTGTCGATCATCTTCGTCGTTATGCTTTATCGGCTGATATTCGATATGGCCTCGCGGGCCCGAACGCCGGCGCCGGACATATCCAAAACCGCCGCCACAATCTCTAAACCCGCGGAAAGAGAGGATGCGTACTGGCGCCTTGCCTCGATCTGCGAAAAAAAACAGGATCTTTTAAAATTAAAAAATATCTATCAGCAGATACTGGAAGAGTTTCCCTCTTCCAATAATGTCCTGAAAGCCCAGGAGGCGCTGGAAAATACCAATGTAAGGCTCTTATTCTCAGATATTCAGGACCCCGACTCTTTTATCTATCGGGTAGAGAAAGGCGATGGGCTGGCCAAGATAGCTAAGAAATTCAATACGACCGTAGAGCTTATTTTAAGGGCCAATGGATTGAAGGACGGGGTATTGAGGTACGGCAGGAAGCTGAAGATCACGAAGCTCAGATTCAGCATAGTTGTGGACAAATCGCAAAATATATTGACCTTGAAAGCGGACGACAAGATATTCAAGACTTACAGAGTATCCACAGGAAAGGATTCTTCAACACCGGTAGGCAGTTTTAAAATAATCACTAAGATAATAAATCCGCCATGGTATCCCGCTAAAGGTAAGGCGATACCGTCCGGCGATCCGAAAAATGTCCTCGGGTCGAGGTGGCTGGGCATATCCAAACCCAGCTATGGCATACACGGCACCATAGATCCGGCCTCCATAGGTAAGAGTGTAACCGAAGGCTGTGTCAGGATGAAGAACATTGAGGTCGAGGAACTCTATTCGATAG